A genomic segment from Salvia splendens isolate huo1 chromosome 13, SspV2, whole genome shotgun sequence encodes:
- the LOC121760997 gene encoding probable BOI-related E3 ubiquitin-protein ligase 2: MAIQAQLFSENLGFPLGNSQDLMVENGCGFDNLCFAPQQQQQLILFDQFQNSSRILVDNNAQFHQFMTFSQSVSSHIERQRLEFEQFLNLQNERLRMAMQEQRKQHISVLMTKYEWKSDLLLKQKDEEIAKAANRTTELHNFMKKMEIENLTWQRVAKENEAMIASLNDSIQRLRESAFLSENAAEDAESCCREEKTETKNKMVCRICNTRNSCVVMLPCRHLCSCKDCEVFLDSCPVCSMPKKAAIEALI; this comes from the exons ATGGCGATTCAAGCACAGCTCTTTTCGGAGAATCTCGGCTTTCCGCTCGGAAATTCTCAGGATTTGATGGTTGAAAATGGTTGCGGATTCGATAATCTCTGTTTCGCCCCTCAACAACAGCAGCAATTGATTCTGTTCGATCAGTTTCAGAATTCGTCGCGGATTTTAGTTGATAACAACGCTCAATTTCATCAATTTATGACGTTTTCGCAGAGCGTTTCGTCGCATATAGAGAGGCAGAGGTTGGAATTCGAGCAGTTCCTCAATTTGCAG AACGAGAGATTGAGAATGGCAATGCAAGAACAGAGGAAGCAGCATATATCAGTATTGATGACGAAATACGAATGGAAGAGTGATTTGTTGCTGAAGCAGAAGGATGAGGAAATCGCGAAGGCGGCGAATCGGACAACGGAGCTGCACAACTTCATGAAGAAGATGGAGATCGAGAATCTCACGTGGCAGAGAGTGGCGAAGGAGAACGAGGCCATGATCGCGTCGCTCAACGACTCCATCCAAAGGCTGAGAGAGTCCGCGTTTTTGTCGGAGAATGCAGCGGAAGATGCTGAATCTTGCTGCCGAGAAGAGAAAACCGAAACGAAGAATAAAATGGTGTGCAGAATCTGCAACACGCGGAATTCGTGCGTGGTGATGCTGCCCTGCCGACATCTCTGCTCCTGCAAAGACTGTGaggtttttcttgattcatgCCCTGTTTGTAGTATGCCAAAGAAAGCAGCCATTGAagcattaatttga
- the LOC121762195 gene encoding probable CDP-diacylglycerol--inositol 3-phosphatidyltransferase 2, with protein sequence MAEKSRPSTLSVYLYVPNIIGYVRILMNCYAFAICFKDKYLFSLLYFVSFVCDALDGWFARKLNQVSTFGAVLDMVTDRISTACLLVVLSQVYRPGLTFLSLLALDIASHWLQMYSTFLVGKSSHKDVKDSSNWLFKLYYRNRKFMGYCCVSCEVLYIILFLLANNPTENLIQVLLNVSTRNWLYKTLLPLSLVGWAIKQLINIIQMKTAADACILYDIAKKH encoded by the exons ATGGCGGAGAAGTCGAGACCTAGCACCTTGTCCGTTTACCTCTACGTCCCAAACATTATCG GTTATGTGAGGATTCTAATGAATTGCTATGCTTTTGCGATATGCTTTAAGGATAAGTATCTTTTCTCCCTTTTGTATTTTGTTAG ctTTGTATGTGATGCATTGGATGGATGGTTTGCACGCAAATTGAATCAAG TTTCAACATTTGGTGCTGTTCTTGACATGGTGACAGACAG GATAAGCACGGCTTGCCTGTTGGTTGTTCTCTCCCAAGTTTATAG GCCTGGGTTGACTTTCTTGTCATTGCTTGCTCTAGACATTGCCAGTCATTGGTTGCAAATGTATAG TACGTTCTTGGTGGGAAAGAGTAGTCATAAGGATGTTAAAGATAGCAGCAACTGGCTTTTTAAGCTTTACTACAGGAATCGGAAGTTTATGGGTTATTGTTGTGTTTCTTGTGAG GTGCTTTATATTATATTGTTTCTTCTGGCAAACAATCCGACTGAGAACCTTATTCAA GTTTTATTAAACGTTTCAACGCGAAACTGGCTGTACAAGACTCTACTACCTTTGAGTCTTGTTGGATGGGCAATCAAACAACTAATTAACATTATACAG ATGAAGACAGCTGCAGATGCATGTATACTTTATGACATCGCTAAGAAGCATTAG
- the LOC121762194 gene encoding uncharacterized protein LOC121762194 produces MERLIYSNSVPLKRRLNSPFLPQLAQADSPQRLRPSSLSPSSSFPRRLKSVSCSLNVNTSGFLFRKGVDNSPEINLEPLVESGDGSAPEPGLLKWLAQKLCRQQKVVNAGKVILLSAFILSFLHPATVSPAIASLQTAAQSGGPAAVAVGNTLIRSELLSSAWTGFFAGCLHTLSGPDHLAALAPLSIGRSKMESAAVGALWGCGHDAGQVLFGLLFLILKDRLHIEVIRTWGTRVVGLTLLVIGGMGIREASEVPVPCVALENGECDVSEYEALVSQPVGKKKIGFATFATGIVHGLQPDALMMILPALALPSRLAGAAFLLMFLVGTVIAMGSYTVFIGSCSEALKERVPRITEKLTWASSLIAIALGLSLLVSQYFGFSLY; encoded by the exons ATGGAGAGGTTGATCTACTCCAATTCCGTTCCTCTCAAACGCCGCCTCAATTCGCCGTTTCTTCCACAACTCGCTCAAGCGGATTCGCCCCAGCGACTCCGACCGTCTTCATTGTCTCCTTCGTCTTCGTTTCCGCGCCGATTGAAGTCAGTTTCCTGCAGTCTCAATGTCAACACCTCAGGTTTTCTTTTCCGCAAAGGTGTGGATAATTCGCCTGAGATTAATTTGGAGCCTCTCGTGGAATCCGGTGATGGGTCTGCGCCGGAGCCGGGTCTTCTCAAATGGCTTGCTCAGAAACTGTGTCGCCAACAAAAG GTGGTTAATGCTGGGAAGGTAATACTACTATCAGcattcattttatcatttctccATCCAGCTACTGTATCTCCGGCCATTGCAAGTCTCCAAACTGCAGCCCAGTCAGGAGGTCCAGCAGCAGTCGCAGTTGGTAACACTCTCATTCGCAGTGAGTTGCTAAGCAGTGCGTGGACGGGATTTTTCGCTGGCTGTCTGCACACACTATCTGGGCCAGATCACCTTGCTGCATTAGCTCCACTCTCAATTGGCCGCTCTAAAATGGAAAGTGCTGCTGTTGGAGCTCTATGGGGATGTGGGCATGATGCTGGCCAGGTACTGTTTGGCTTGctgtttttgattttgaaagaCCGACTTCATATTGAGGTCATCAGAACATGGGGGACAAGAGTTGTGGGCTTAACTCTTCTTGTCATTGGTGGAATGGGTATCCGGGAAGCTTCAGAAGTCCCTGTACCTTGCGTTGCCCTAGAAAATGGCGAATGTGATGTTAGTGAGTACGAAGCCCTTGTGAGCCAACCAGTTGGAAAGAAGAAGATCGGATTTGCTACATTTGCCACGGGAATTGTCCACGGGCTTCAGCCTGATGCACTGATGATGATCTTGCCTGCACTTGCTTTGCCTTCCCGACTAGCTGGTGCTGCGTTTTTGTTGATGTTTCTAGTTGGGACAGTCATTGCAATGGGAAGCTATACTGTCTTTATAGGCTCGTGTAGCGAGGCACTAAAGGAGAGAGTTCCCCGGATAACAGAGAAGCTCACTTGGGCGTCTTCCCTCATAGCGATTGCGTTGGGGCTTTCTCTTCTAGTTAGCCAATATTTCGGATTTAGTCTCTATTGA
- the LOC121762765 gene encoding probable aquaporin PIP2-8 — protein sequence MTKEVSEEPEVHHHGKDYVDPPPAPLLDLGELKLWSFYRALIAEFIATLLFLYVTVATVIGHKKLNAADQCDGVGILGIAWAFGGMIFILVYCTAGISGGHINPAVTFGLFLARKVSLIRAVAYIVAQSLGAICGVGLVKAFMKSYYNKLGGGANSVSTGYNTGTALGAEIIGTFVLVYTVFSATDPKRSARDSHVPVLAPLPIGFAVFMVHLATIPITGTGINPARSFGAAVIYNNGKVWDDHWIFWVGPFVGALAAAAYHQYILRAAAIKALGSFRSIPSN from the exons ATGACGAAGGAAGTGAGTGAAGAGCCGGAGGTCCACCACCACGGCAAGGACTACGTGGACCCACCGCCAGCGCCGCTGCTCGACTTAGGCGAGCTCAAGCTCTGGTCCTTCTACAGAGCTCTCATCGCCGAGTTCATCGCCACCCTCCTCTTCCTCTACGTAACTGTTGCCACCGTCATCGGCCACAAGAAGCTCAACGCTGCCGACCAGTGCGACGGCGTCGGCATCCTCGGCATCGCCTGGGCTTTCGGCGGCATGATCTTCATCCTCGTCTACTGCACCGCGGGAATCTCAg GTGGGCACATCAACCCTGCGGTGACATTCGGGCTGTTCCTGGCCCGGAAGGTCTCGCTGATTCGGGCTGTGGCGTATATCGTAGCTCAGAGCTTGGGTGCTATCTGCGGCGTGGGTTTGGTGAAAGCTTTCATGAAAAGCTACTACAACAAGCTCGGCGGCGGAGCTAACTCTGTTAGCACAGGGTACAACACCGGAACTGCACTTGGCGCTGAGATCATTGGCACCTTCGTGCTCGTCTACACCGTCTTCTCCGCCACCGACCCCAAGAGGAGCGCACGTGACTCTCACGTTCCT gtttTGGCTCCGCTCCCCATCGGATTTGCGGTGTTCATGGTTCATTTGGCGACCATCCCCATCACCGGAACAGGAATCAATCCTGCGAGAAGCTTCGGTGCTGCGGTTATCTACAACAACGGCAAAGTTTGGGATGATCAT TGGATATTCTGGGTGGGACCGTTCGTGGGAGCTCTGGCTGCGGCGGCGTACCACCAGTACATATTGAGGGCCGCCGCCATCAAGGCGCTGGGATCATTCAGGAGCATTCCCAGCAACTGA